The Juglans regia cultivar Chandler chromosome 11, Walnut 2.0, whole genome shotgun sequence genome contains the following window.
CTATACATCATGGATTTTGCATTATATGGCACACTACTTACAGGTGCCACAACATGTCTATGTTGCCAAGGATCCTGTGGCCTGAGGAGATCATCTAAACGTCTTGTTCTTTTAGAACAATGGGAAGACCGGGTGGGAGTCAACTCTCTGTTTTCAGCCTCATGCACCGGTGCATTACACATAACACGACAATTTGTAGAAGTATTCAATCTTGCAGAATCTCTATCCAAAAGCAAATTCTTGAGTCCAGTTAGCCTCTTGAACCTTTCAGTATCCTCTGGCTTAATGTAAAAAATCTCAGGGTTgctaataaatataatgttGTGAACGATCTTATAACGATTGTTCAACTGCGAAAGATGATGCAATTGTGGAGGAAAGAGATCAGGAAATTGAGGGTAACTGGCAGTGGGGTCTTGTCCATGAACAGGGACATTGCCCTCGAAGAACTGGTGCAGCAATGGTAATTTAACAACAACAGATTCAGCGGCCTTCCGAAGTACATAAAGGTACACCTGCTCTACTTCCACTGTTTTCATGTGGGTGCCAGCCAGTTGATCAAACGTATAAGGAGGAAGTCCCTCAGCTATTCTTTGCAATAATGACTTTCGGTGCCTCTCCCCCTTGAGATCAGGCCCAAAGTAGGTACCCATGATGAAGTACAAGAGGAATAGCTGATTATCATCTGGAATGCCACTTTGTTCATTGTTGGATCCTACTCTCGCGCCAGAGAGAGGTTCAGTAGCCTGAGATGAGTCATCCATTGCTACTgctgattgaaaaaaaattagaaatctgaATGAAAATGTAACAAAGAACAGGAAaattaaacaagaaaagaaGACTGATTTTGATCCTAGAAAGAGTTGACAAAATAGCATGGAATCACTGTATAAGATGGACAGATTGAAAGAGTTTATTATTATCAACGGCTTCATAGAAATTACAagaaacttttaactttttttacaaCAATTCAGGAAATAGATCCAAGGCAAATAGATCAAATAGGCTCTCTCTCTTCAGACTGTCATTAGGTAGTGGGAGATGAAGAAAAACAAGGAGGCAGAGTATCTCGAGGAAGACAGGTCAGTCTGATAATTCATGGAAAAAGTTTTTCTATGTGCCTTAGCTTGGTACACACCATTTCCTTGGTTGTCAAGACAACTGATAAATGAGCATACTGGGCAGAATCAATGTTTctccaaaagaaattttttatgaaggaATGAATATTAACTTCTTTTCCTAGGACCAGAAACACGTTACTCAGGGATGGTGGGCATTAGGAACAATGAAACTTTAGCAAGGACCAATGATTCATGTAAACCATGATTGATGGTCAACCAGAATAACGGTCAATTTCATTGCAAAAGAATAACAGTCAATTTCATTGCAACGCCATAAGTTGTGCAATAAGATTTGCCAAACCAAGATCTGCCATGGGAATTTGGAGCCTCTCTGACAGTATGTAATGCACCTTTCTAAACagaaactatataaatataacaaacgAATTGTCTAGCTAAATATGGAAGATGCGCGTGGAATGGCCGAAAAACAACTAAACCAAACCTTGATCGCAACTTTTAATATTGGGAATGGATTGAGGAACATCatgttgtttatttatattttattgggaTTTACAAACCAATCAACTTGGAATCAGACGTCATATAAGTGTTCAGCCCTGAGACCAAACTTGGCCAAAACTTAAAACACAGCTGTAATTATAAATACacatatatgataaattactagaTAATTGGTCAACACAAAGTACGTTTGAAAATGATGGTAACTACACTAAGATTTTATCTGCTCCAAAGCTTGAAAAATGCCACGATCTTATAATTTAGCAGAATATTAAAGGGAAAGCAAAAATGTCATCCCATGCGCAATTAATGGGGAAGGTTCAATGATTGACATATTTGGTGAGGTtgtacgaaaaaaaaaaaaaatcaccacaatcTTTTAGAAGTGAAATCCACGCCATAgtttgaggttgattttttttttttggtgatatCTACTTCAATTAGAAAACTAATACATATAATTACTGTTCAATAAAGCTCACTTCTACCATGCAAACTTGCATTCAAGGAAACGTCATTGTGATCACTTTATGACATAGAAATCAATTCATTCGTCAAAATCTCGACTTGCACTAATAGTAGCCACGCTCGACGAAATTAGCAAACCTGCTTAATTTCAAATGCCTTTAAAGCTTACGCTCAAGCATGAAGACACAGCACTAAGGGTTTAACCACTAAACAATAACAGAAAATGGATATTCCttgaaattctaaaatttgCATATGCAAACAAGTGGTGCGAATTTCAACCAATGGGATTTGGTTTCCATCAAAAGTAAAATGGATTCAGTAGTATACGTACTGCATGCAAACACAAAGATCTCATTCAATCCCCACATTGAATTTGAGCACGCCCACGAAACCCTTCTCAAGCTCATAGGAATTCAAAGCACACAAACAACCGACTGATGATGGATACTAACGAAcacaaaaaatatgcaaaggGAGCTTATGGAGAAGAAACTAACCAGCGGGAGAGAGGTGTTCTAAAACTCGAGCCACGATAGAAAAATACCCATTTTTTCTGATCTCTTACGGAAACGTCTCAGGTGATGAGCTTTTTAATCCGAGAGAAACAGtattagtgttttattttggttgcagaagttaaaaagaaaacagtAGTGAGATTTGGATTTCTTATATGTTTGACTATTCGAGTAAATACCCAAAATTATagtcaatttatttatatattttcatacttttttttcaaaatgtttcaaaatgataataatgcTCTATCGTAATGTGATTTCATTGATGATAATCACGACCTTATACATAATAAGAGCTCAATTTTGGAATGTCAATATCAAATTTTTTGGAGAAAGATACAACATTCTCAATCAGATTTTTCCAACCttcatttctcaacttttgaaTAAGTCATTTTGTAGTAGCAACCATATTCATGGCATTGAAGTTGTCTTGAGATTTTTGCTGCAAAACTTGACTTAAAAAATCAGTAATACTCAtgattttcatcattaaatgtaaaataaatataaattggaatgatataatcattttaaaagcagTATTTGCATCCATGCGTTGAGAGTAAGTGGATCCTTCTTTTATTATGTGTTCAAGCACCGAGCAAGTGGCTCCAAATATTCGTAgtagactgcaaatagaataaaaatgagaatcCCAATGAGAATCACCGGCTCGTTTGACAGTACCAATTTAGTTAGCTCATTTTCCACTTTCAAGTTCATCAATAGCTATCATATGTGCAATTTGTGTTGTCTGAGCAGCTTGCAATTCATTATGACGTTTACATGAAGTGCCCACCACATTgataatgaaattcaaatttgaaaaaaactcATGAATATAAACTACCTCTCTAGATGAAGTAACTAATGCTAACTGTAATTGGTAAACAAAACAATGAACATAGTATGCATATGGACAATCTTTAAGAAATAATGCTTGCAACCATTTCCATTCACTAtacatattactagcaccatcaTATCCTTGCCcacaaatattttgaatatcaagATAATGACGAGAAAGAACTGTAGATATTTCATTCTTCAGAGTCAATGCTGATGTATCTTTAACATGTACAAGATCAAAAAATTGTCCTTATATaaaaccatcatcatcaacaaatctcaagatTATAGCCATTTGCTCCCTCTTAGACTCATCTATTGCCTCATCAACAATAatgcaaaatttagaatttttaacatctttatgaattttatttctcACTTTCTTTGCAAGAACTTCCAAAATctctttttgaattttgggtGAAGTATACTTTGGAGGTTTATgagcattttccaaaacaagTTTTCCAACCTTGTCATTATACGAAGTCAAGAGTTTAATTATTTCAAGGAAATTACCTTGATCTTTTGACTTAGGAGTCTTATCATGATCTCTAAAGGTACATCCTTAAAATGCAAGCTATCGAATAACATCAATAGATGTTTTTACTCAGAGTTGATTGTTGAGAATTTGTTTGGAGTTTTGTGCATTCATTACTTTATAAATATGCTGTGATTGTTTTAACAAATCCTTACAAGATTTCATAGCATTATTATGATAAGAGCAAGGATCCTCcccaatataattaaaaaaggcACAATGTTTTCCATCATTAATCTTCTTCCAACTTCTAAATCTTATGACACTAAATACATCCCATCTAGAACGTCGAGATACTATTATTGTAAAAAGATAACAAGGTAAACAATATGCAACATCCTTTGATGGAAAATTATCTAGTCAAGATGCAAATTGTACAAACCAATAAGCTTGAAAGCGACGATGATGCTTTTCAGAACTAGAAAATGGATATTTTGAGAGACGTATCTGATATGGACCAATTTTCAATTAAGCTCTTCTTATTATTGAggtatatgtggagactgattttggagctgaaaaaggtATTTGCTAAAAGTTGGCTCGAGCCAAAGTTTGCTTGACATCGCTCGACATACCGCTCGAGCGAAGATCAAGttcgagagttcgctcgagtaccgctcgacactccgctcgagcgagacacaaactctagtgttcgctcgacattccgctcgagccaatgttcatttgacTGTTCTCGAGTTGGGCTCGACACTCTGCTCGAATGAAGTACGCAGTTTTTAGCAGATTTGGTTTTCAGCACCActcactataaatatatcatattagacttgtgttggacggtctcaagcatattttgagagagaacaactGTCTTGtaagtgcatattgtgtgagagagctaaaaaccctagagagtgtgagttgagattaaatgaTTATAATCTcttctggttaataagatttctgcaactctgtggacgtaggcaatttttCGAATCACATATATTGTGTGTCGTGCTCTTGATTGTgctgcttttactttatttgtcttcgttggtgtgtgtgttttgcataacatctcacaacaactggtatcaagagccaaagTCGAATatgaaggagaatgatggctGGAGATAAAGTGAACGCACCCGGGATCGAGAAGTTTGACGACGTTGATTTTGGGTACTGGAAGATGCAGATTGAggattatctctatgggaagaggctccaccttccattgttgggaaagaagccAGAGAGCATGACTGATGCTGAGTGGATCCTATTAGATTGACCGGTTCTAGGTCTTGTTCTGCTGACTTTGTCCAGAATAGTGGCACACAATGTTAGTAAGGAGAGAACCACAGTGGATCTCATGGCaactttgtcaggtatgtataaAAAGCCGTCTGCGAACAATAAGGTGCACTTGATGAataaattgttcaatctgaagatATCTGAAGGTATGTctgtagcccaacacttgaatgaattcaatacgatcacaaatcaattatcttctgtagagattgagtttgatgatgagatcagagtGTTGATTCTATTGGCATCGTTAtcaaatagttgggaggccatgagGATGGCTGTGAGTAGTTCAGCCGGTAAGGCAAAACTGAACTACGATGACATACGTGACATGGTACTTGCTGAAGAAGTACGTAGGAGAGACTTGGGTGAGTCCTCAGGTTCATGATCTGCCCTAATTGTTGACAATAGGGGCAGAGGACATGGCAGGTTAAGCTCCAAGAGTAGGGGAAATAACAAGATGAGATCTGGGCAGCAGATCACATGCTGGAGTTATGGCAAGCCGGGCCACATCAAGAGAAACTACAGGAATCAAGAACGTTCTAATGATGATGTTGTGAATGTAGTgacagaagaaattcatgatgccttaTTTCTTGCAGTTCACAATCcgattgatgattgggtgttggatttAGGGTCTTCGTTCCATAGCACCTCACATCGAGAAATCATGCATaattatgttgctggtgattttgggaagatgtatgcagctgatggagaggcactggatgtagtgggagtgggtgatgtgcatatcacacttccaaataggagcgtgtggactttacagcaagtcagacatgttccaaatctgaagaaaaacctGATCTCTATGAGACAGTTTGATGACAATGGTTTTGCAGTAGCGTTCTCTGGAGGACcttggaagatcactaagggtgcgTTGGTCTTAgcgcatggtaagagatctaactctttgtatttaacaGCAGGGTTTAGTGATGTGCAGGAAAATATAATAGTGCAAAAAGGTAGGCTTGATCACGCGAAACATCTGAGGAAGCCAAAGGGAGTCAGTTTTGCCGTTCCTCATGAAAGCCTAGGAAAGTTAGCTAAGGTTGGCAAAATCGGTTCGAGACTGGATACTCTTGGTgtagtgggagttgtgagtcgccCTGTGGATTTGCTGACTAAGGGCGATATATGTGAAAGATTGAAGTCGGGCTTGACTTTAGTGCgtcttctagcttgaagacgGAGCTGTGAGCTGCAAAGATGATATGGCTTGGTTGGAAATAGTGGCTGACATGTGGAGACCTAGTCTCCAAGTGAGAGATTGTTGAggtatatgtggagactggttttggagctgaaaaaggtATTTGCTGAAAGTTGGTTCGAGCCAAAGTTCACTTGACATCGCTCGAGCGAAGATAAAGttcgagagttcgctcgagtcccACTTGACACTCCGCTcaagccaatgttcatttggttGTTCGTTCGAATCGCTCTCGACACTCCGCTAGAGCAAAGTACGTAGTTTTTGCCAGATTTGTTTTCCAGCGCCAttcactataaatatatcatattagacttgtgttggacggtcttaagcatattttgagagag
Protein-coding sequences here:
- the LOC109020846 gene encoding increased DNA methylation 2-like isoform X1, which encodes MDDSSQATEPLSGARVGSNNEQSGIPDDNQLFLLYFIMGTYFGPDLKGERHRKSLLQRIAEGLPPYTFDQLAGTHMKTVEVEQVYLYVLRKAAESVVVKLPLLHQFFEGNVPVHGQDPTASYPQFPDLFPPQLHHLSQLNNRYKIVHNIIFISNPEIFYIKPEDTERFKRLTGLKNLLLDRDSARLNTSTNCRVMCNAPVHEAENRELTPTRSSHCSKRTRRLDDLLRPQDPWQHRHVVAPVSSVPYNAKSMMYSYMAPLPTDDDSDPVDVERVGPAIIILPSHPTKKEWTNIVSATKSGLALTGSAATGQVGPVIGLMDIGECEDSYLFRVSLPGVKRDEREFSCEIESDCEVLIRGVTTTGEKTVHRYSQVFQMQTHNLCPPGHFSISFQLPGPVDPQQFSGNFGTDGILEGIVMKGSHKR
- the LOC109020846 gene encoding increased DNA methylation 2-like isoform X2, giving the protein MDDSSQATEPLSGARVGSNNEQSGIPDDNQLFLLYFIMGTYFGPDLKGERHRKSLLQRIAEGLPPYTFDQLAGTHMKTVEVEQVYLYVLRKAAESVVVKLPLLHQFFEGNVPVHGQDPTASYPQFPDLFPPQLHHLSQLNNRYKIVHNIIFISNPEIFYIKPEDTERFKRLTGLKNLLLDRDSARLNTSTNCRVMCNAPVHEAENRELTPTRSSHCSKRTRRLDDLLRPQDPWQHRHVVAPVSSVPYNAKSMMYSYMAPLPTDDDSDPVDVERVGPAIIILPSHPTKKEWTNIVSATKSGLALTGSAATGQVGPVIGLMDIGECEDSYLFRVSLPGVKRDESEKTVHRYSQVFQMQTHNLCPPGHFSISFQLPGPVDPQQFSGNFGTDGILEGIVMKGSHKR